The Bacillus andreraoultii genome includes a window with the following:
- a CDS encoding ISL3 family transposase — protein sequence MQMNNNIIMPGLEDVKILKVEQMDDRLALFVEMEARTHTCPRCGAKTRQIHDYRMQKIKHLKWFERLCYIFYNKRRYRCDACEKRFPEKNNFVERYKRFTKEWNQAVNVRSVQAKTFKELAQQYGTSISTVIRRFDAFAENEVGEVKELPRVIAIDEYKGDTKEGKYQLIIANGDTREPLDILPNRKGKTISQYLRKYGANVEIVIMDMSHSFKSAVRKALDHPLIIADHFHFCRYIYWALDKVRRRIQSDWNDYDRKKCKKMRYVFYKDSAKLTENERWYLDRYRGMSKELDMAYQLKEAYCEWFKQAKKNGSEGMRKTKEGLNTFYQLVRDTGVQEFLRSIRTFENWEKEILNSFMYSYSNGFLEGINNHTKVIKRNAYGFRNFKRARARILLSHKYKGIGVHLG from the coding sequence GTGCAAATGAATAATAACATAATTATGCCAGGATTAGAAGACGTAAAAATACTAAAAGTGGAACAAATGGATGACAGATTAGCGTTGTTTGTTGAAATGGAAGCACGCACACATACTTGTCCTAGATGTGGTGCCAAAACACGACAAATTCATGATTATCGAATGCAGAAAATCAAGCATTTAAAGTGGTTTGAACGCCTCTGCTATATCTTTTATAACAAGAGACGATATCGTTGTGATGCTTGCGAGAAGAGGTTTCCTGAGAAAAACAATTTTGTGGAGCGTTATAAACGGTTTACCAAAGAGTGGAATCAGGCTGTAAACGTGAGAAGTGTTCAAGCCAAAACATTTAAGGAACTAGCTCAACAATATGGTACTTCGATTTCAACGGTTATAAGACGATTTGATGCATTTGCCGAAAATGAAGTAGGGGAAGTTAAGGAACTCCCGAGAGTAATCGCTATAGATGAGTATAAAGGGGATACCAAAGAAGGAAAGTATCAGTTAATCATCGCAAACGGAGATACAAGAGAGCCTTTGGATATATTACCGAATAGAAAAGGAAAAACAATATCACAATACTTACGAAAGTATGGGGCCAATGTAGAAATAGTCATTATGGACATGAGCCATTCCTTTAAATCGGCTGTACGAAAGGCCTTAGATCATCCACTAATTATAGCCGACCATTTTCATTTTTGTCGCTATATCTATTGGGCACTTGATAAAGTAAGAAGGCGGATTCAGTCAGATTGGAATGATTATGACCGGAAAAAGTGTAAAAAAATGAGATATGTATTTTACAAAGATAGTGCGAAACTAACCGAAAACGAGAGATGGTACCTAGATCGATACCGTGGTATGTCGAAGGAACTAGATATGGCGTATCAATTAAAAGAGGCTTATTGTGAATGGTTCAAACAAGCGAAAAAAAATGGTTCAGAAGGTATGCGTAAAACCAAAGAAGGCTTAAACACGTTTTATCAGTTAGTTAGAGATACTGGAGTGCAGGAATTTCTACGCAGCATACGGACGTTTGAAAACTGGGAAAAAGAAATTTTAAATAGTTTTATGTATAGCTATTCTAATGGATTTCTGGAAGGAATAAATAACCACACAAAGGTAATAAAACGGAATGCGTATGGTTTCAGAAACTTCAAACGAGCAAGAGCTAGAATATTGTTATCACACAAGTATAAAGGAATAGG